The DNA sequence ACTGGCAGGATTTTGCTGACTATTGGCCGGTGGTTTTAATTATAATTGGCTTAAGTATTGTCGTTGGCAGTTTGAGAAAAAAGACCTAGCAGTTCTTTTAGTTTTTAAATGTAAATCCAGGGCTCCTTTTTAGGAGCCTTTTTTATTTTTTATTGTCTTGACAGGATCGATGCAGCTTTTTATATTGTGAAAGGATTTTAGAAGTTGATTAAACGATGCAAGCACTTTACTTAAAAGATTCTTTAGCTTTAAAGGAAATTCCGGTTCCGGTGTTTGGCGAAAATGAAGCGTTGGTTAAAGTGAAAATGGCCGGCATCTGCAACACCGACCTGGAATTGGTGAAAGGTTATATGGGATTTGAAGGCGTGCTTGGCCACGAATTTGTTGGCGTGGTTGAGAAGGCGGCAAATCAAGAGTGGGTTGGCAAACGAATCTGCGGCGAGATAAACTTTGGCTGCGCAGAATGCCTCTATTGCAGACGTGGATTAAGCCGTCATTGTCCGACTCGAACAGTGATGGGCATTCTAAATCAAAATGGGGCATTTGCCGAATACGTTGTTTTGCCGATTAGAAACCTGCATGAAATTCCTGAATCAATACCAAATTCTTCCGCGGTTTTTGTTGAGCCACTGGCAGCAGCATTAGAAATTTTAGAACAAATTAAAATTGAGCCAAATTGTGAAGTCGCCGTGATCGGTGATGGGAAATTAGGCCTGTTGATTTGCCAGGTTCTTCGACTGACCGGATGCAGGCTCAAACTTATAGGGAAACATCCTAAAAAACTTGTTTTAGCTCAATCCTGGGGCATCTCGACGCTCAAGGTTGATGAGATGGAAGATCGAAAATATGATTTTGTTGTCGAGGCTTCCGGATCGCCAAGCGGATTTGCAAGCGCAATGCAGCTTGTTCGTCCACGGGGCACGCTGGTTTTGAAAAGCACATATCAAGGTAGTTTGGAATTAAATGCTGCGCCCATCGTCATTGACGAAATCACCATTGTTGGCTCCCGATG is a window from the candidate division KSB1 bacterium genome containing:
- a CDS encoding alcohol dehydrogenase catalytic domain-containing protein; the encoded protein is MQALYLKDSLALKEIPVPVFGENEALVKVKMAGICNTDLELVKGYMGFEGVLGHEFVGVVEKAANQEWVGKRICGEINFGCAECLYCRRGLSRHCPTRTVMGILNQNGAFAEYVVLPIRNLHEIPESIPNSSAVFVEPLAAALEILEQIKIEPNCEVAVIGDGKLGLLICQVLRLTGCRLKLIGKHPKKLVLAQSWGISTLKVDEMEDRKYDFVVEASGSPSGFASAMQLVRPRGTLVLKSTYQGSLELNAAPIVIDEITIVGSRCGPFEPAIRTLENNLVKVDALIDQTYPFSQALQAFEHAKQPGSLKIILDFDE